From a single Kitasatospora sp. NBC_00458 genomic region:
- a CDS encoding glycerol-3-phosphate dehydrogenase/oxidase gives MTTTAGPFAGTTRLSARRRELDLEALAAEPVVDLLVIGGGVTGAGVALDAAARGLCTVLVESRDLAFGTSRWSSKLVHGGLRYLASGRIGVARESALERGVLMTRTAPHLVRSLPQLVPLIDGLFRPGQAALVRAGFLAGDALRLSARTPGALLPRVRRVGADRARGLVPGLRTAGLNGALVAHDGQLVDDARLVVALARTAAQYGVSVLTRVRADEVTGGGARLTDQLTGQSFALTARAVVNATGVWAGEVDPSIRLRPSRGTHLVVDAAALGRPTAALTVPVPGSTSRFVFALPQQLGRVAIGLTDEDAPGPIPDEPEPTDAELDFLLDTVNAALETALTRADVRGAFAGLRPLIDTGDGATADISRQHAVLESPDGVITVVGGKLTTYRRMAEDAVDTAVRLRGLPARDCWTTRLPLVGAPGHRDSRPCPEGEVPASLVARHGGAAREVLAAGEALGAGYAAPVVEGVDVSRAEIAYAMTHEGALDVGDVLHRRTRIGLVPADAERARAAVAEIVAKADRA, from the coding sequence ATGACCACCACCGCCGGACCCTTCGCCGGGACCACCCGACTCAGCGCCCGCCGACGGGAGTTGGACCTCGAAGCACTCGCCGCCGAACCCGTCGTGGACCTGCTGGTCATCGGCGGCGGCGTCACCGGCGCCGGGGTCGCCCTCGACGCGGCCGCGCGCGGGCTCTGCACCGTGCTCGTCGAGTCCCGCGACCTCGCCTTCGGGACCAGCCGCTGGAGCTCCAAGCTGGTCCACGGCGGCCTGCGCTACCTGGCCTCCGGGCGGATCGGGGTGGCCCGGGAGAGCGCCCTCGAACGCGGCGTGCTGATGACCCGCACCGCCCCCCACCTGGTCCGTTCGCTGCCCCAACTCGTGCCGCTGATCGACGGGTTGTTCCGCCCGGGGCAGGCCGCACTGGTCCGGGCCGGCTTTCTCGCGGGGGACGCCCTGCGGCTGAGCGCCCGCACCCCCGGCGCGCTGCTGCCCCGGGTCCGCCGGGTCGGTGCCGACCGCGCCCGCGGACTGGTGCCGGGCCTGCGGACGGCCGGCCTGAACGGCGCGCTCGTCGCCCACGACGGCCAACTCGTCGACGACGCACGGCTGGTGGTCGCCCTCGCCCGGACGGCGGCGCAGTACGGCGTCTCCGTGCTCACCCGGGTCCGCGCCGACGAGGTGACGGGAGGCGGTGCCCGGCTCACCGACCAGCTCACCGGCCAGTCGTTCGCCCTGACCGCGCGGGCCGTCGTCAACGCCACCGGTGTCTGGGCCGGCGAGGTGGACCCGTCGATCCGGCTGCGGCCCAGCCGGGGCACCCACCTGGTCGTCGACGCCGCCGCGCTCGGCCGGCCCACGGCGGCGCTGACCGTCCCCGTGCCCGGTTCCACCAGCCGGTTCGTCTTCGCGCTGCCCCAGCAGCTCGGCCGGGTCGCGATCGGTCTCACCGACGAGGACGCGCCCGGCCCGATCCCGGACGAGCCCGAGCCCACCGACGCCGAACTCGACTTCCTCCTCGACACCGTCAACGCGGCCCTGGAGACCGCCCTGACCAGGGCCGACGTGCGCGGCGCGTTCGCCGGGCTGCGGCCGCTGATCGACACCGGCGACGGCGCCACCGCCGACATCTCCCGGCAGCACGCGGTGCTGGAGTCGCCCGACGGGGTGATCACGGTGGTCGGCGGCAAGCTCACCACCTACCGCCGGATGGCCGAGGACGCGGTCGACACCGCCGTCCGTCTGCGCGGCCTGCCCGCCCGTGACTGCTGGACCACCCGGCTGCCCCTGGTCGGCGCGCCCGGACACCGCGACAGCCGGCCCTGCCCCGAGGGCGAGGTACCGGCCTCCCTGGTCGCCCGGCACGGCGGTGCGGCCCGCGAGGTGCTCGCCGCGGGCGAGGCGCTCGGGGCCGGGTACGCGGCGCCGGTGGTGGAGGGCGTCGACGTGAGCCGTGCCGAGATCGCGTACGCCATGACGCACGAGGGCGCGCTGGACGTCGGGGACGTGCTGCACCGCCGGACCAGGATCGGCCTGGTCCCGGCGGACGCGGAACGGGCCCGGGCGGCCGTCGCGGAGATCGTCGCGAAGGCGGACCGGGCGTGA
- a CDS encoding RICIN domain-containing protein: protein MPGTAAETAQRAAEAAALAEARRTGKPVEIPALTTETDTVVANPNGTLGLRRTVAPARARQDGVWKDLDATLVRASDGSLRPKVTSNRLTLSGGGSGPLATLDQDGRKLTLSWPGALPTPVLDGESATYAEVAPGVDLKLTANQAGGFTQVLVVKTPAAAQDPKVKALTLGLKTEGVSVSADAGGNLNATDADGRVVFRAPAPTMWDSSTTPATPAAAVAAKSGARAARSAADAPAAAPDTATGPADSEGLKVYSDADGPGLGANVSQLSATPAATSIAVTPDSAFLNAPTTTYPVYIDPPWTPTNRGTQNWTWVQEAYPDKTHYNDYSDRYDPGVGYQQWQTKKGLERYYFQIGTGDLGDKVIRKANVVATQSYGAANNCSSTFGVTLHPTHPIDDTTRWNSQPWDWGPLGTSVLNSAGGDGCPGATTTGEWDVRQHLADNHWRGQLTFALFAADESKRDGDKGNIGFKRFTRTPAKLPYLYIEYNRAPFAPWSLWMEPAPQNANGNGCGWIGATNAATGVRLSAWVGDPDNQQVDARFEVRDVGAGGEPVIWDSGWGNRGNSHHVATVTAGNLQDGHTYYWRAQTGDGELASDSSAGCMFSLDLTPPAVPTVTSADYPASGTLPGSAKHIGEAGAFAVSATDSASGVLYYEYAFNSAIPVGGANRVDASGNGSAVINLTPTMWGTNTLRVQAVDRAGNRSQENTYAFYAPSDPNAKTVLGDITGDQRVDLLLPDAGDNLRVYPTATDPGAAGILASDKANSPGGKGWKDTLVTHRGGNGIHIDDLFAYRDGELTLYRNTLTTGTFAVTSQYFTSNFTVAVRRPLPQRCKLLNGQPCGAAYASDWSRVKQILALGSADGTVAANTRTDLLTVEDDGQGGTQLWLFRGTTTTGALDNPVLVSTGDWRNLQLIAPGDTTADGLPDLWTRDTSSGRLLQYPSRRAADGKADLSAFGNPVSENVIGSLVPQVYPTVGSSGDFAGDGIADLWALNSSGGLDHWSGTTTGGSGSTPLNGFAGQPLLGFPGGTVSIHTVLTGRCIDARATGDGDALALEDCRNVDQQHFVFHSDKTLRVSGKCVTGGTDSRVTVQRCPSGPLESEIPGQKWELRADGSVRNPSTGTCLDVPAWNGNSGTELLHWGCNGGTNQSWTTTANDPSLLHTVLDRRKCLDASNAGDGAPITLWDCWNGVNQYLTFHTDGTLRVYGKCLAGAENGTWNGTRILLWTCLPGEAGYSQKWELRSDGTIYNQPSGRCLDVPAGRAENGVELFLWDCNGGPNQQWSTT, encoded by the coding sequence GTGCCGGGTACGGCCGCCGAGACCGCGCAGCGGGCCGCCGAGGCCGCGGCGCTGGCCGAGGCCCGGCGCACCGGCAAGCCGGTCGAGATCCCGGCGCTGACCACCGAGACCGACACGGTGGTGGCGAACCCGAACGGCACGCTGGGCCTGCGGCGTACGGTCGCTCCCGCGCGGGCCCGGCAGGACGGGGTCTGGAAGGACCTCGACGCGACGCTCGTCCGGGCGTCGGACGGTTCGCTGCGGCCGAAGGTGACGAGCAACCGGCTGACGCTGTCGGGCGGCGGGTCCGGGCCGCTGGCCACCCTCGACCAGGACGGCCGCAAGCTCACGCTGAGCTGGCCCGGTGCGCTGCCGACGCCCGTCCTGGACGGCGAGAGCGCCACCTACGCCGAGGTCGCGCCCGGCGTCGACCTGAAGCTCACCGCCAACCAGGCGGGCGGGTTCACGCAGGTCCTGGTGGTCAAGACCCCGGCCGCCGCGCAGGACCCGAAGGTGAAGGCCCTCACCCTCGGCCTGAAGACCGAGGGCGTCTCGGTGAGCGCCGACGCCGGTGGCAACCTCAACGCCACCGACGCCGACGGCCGGGTGGTCTTCCGCGCACCCGCTCCCACCATGTGGGACTCCAGCACGACCCCCGCCACCCCCGCCGCCGCCGTGGCCGCCAAGTCCGGTGCCCGGGCGGCCCGTTCCGCCGCGGACGCGCCGGCCGCGGCCCCCGACACGGCGACCGGGCCCGCCGACTCCGAGGGCCTCAAGGTGTACTCGGACGCGGACGGCCCCGGGCTCGGTGCCAACGTCTCGCAGCTGTCGGCGACTCCGGCCGCCACCTCGATAGCGGTCACGCCCGACAGCGCCTTCCTGAACGCCCCGACCACCACCTACCCGGTCTACATCGACCCGCCGTGGACGCCCACCAACCGCGGTACGCAGAACTGGACCTGGGTCCAGGAGGCCTACCCGGACAAGACCCACTACAACGACTACAGCGACCGGTACGACCCGGGCGTCGGCTACCAGCAGTGGCAGACCAAGAAGGGGCTGGAGCGCTACTACTTCCAGATCGGCACCGGCGACCTCGGTGACAAGGTCATCCGGAAGGCCAACGTGGTCGCCACCCAGTCCTACGGCGCCGCCAACAACTGCAGCTCCACGTTCGGCGTGACACTGCACCCCACGCACCCCATCGACGACACCACCCGCTGGAACAGCCAGCCCTGGGACTGGGGCCCGCTGGGGACGTCCGTGCTCAACAGCGCCGGCGGCGACGGCTGCCCCGGCGCCACCACGACCGGCGAGTGGGACGTCCGCCAGCACCTGGCCGACAACCACTGGCGCGGCCAGCTGACCTTCGCGCTGTTCGCGGCCGACGAGTCCAAGCGCGACGGCGACAAGGGCAACATCGGCTTCAAGCGCTTCACCCGCACGCCCGCCAAGCTGCCCTACCTGTACATCGAGTACAACCGCGCCCCGTTCGCGCCGTGGAGCCTGTGGATGGAACCGGCCCCGCAGAACGCCAACGGCAACGGCTGCGGCTGGATCGGCGCGACCAACGCCGCCACCGGCGTCCGCCTGTCGGCCTGGGTCGGCGACCCGGACAACCAGCAGGTCGACGCCCGCTTCGAGGTCCGCGACGTCGGCGCCGGCGGTGAGCCGGTGATCTGGGACAGCGGCTGGGGCAACCGCGGCAACAGCCACCACGTGGCCACCGTCACGGCCGGCAACCTCCAGGACGGCCACACCTACTACTGGCGCGCGCAGACCGGCGACGGCGAGCTCGCCTCGGACTCGTCGGCCGGCTGCATGTTCAGCCTGGACCTCACCCCGCCGGCGGTGCCGACCGTCACGTCCGCGGACTACCCGGCGTCCGGCACCCTGCCCGGCTCGGCCAAGCACATCGGCGAGGCCGGCGCGTTCGCCGTCAGCGCGACGGACAGCGCCAGCGGCGTGCTGTACTACGAGTACGCCTTCAACTCGGCCATCCCGGTGGGCGGCGCCAACCGGGTCGACGCCTCCGGCAACGGCTCCGCGGTCATCAACCTGACTCCCACCATGTGGGGCACCAACACCCTGCGCGTCCAGGCGGTCGACCGGGCCGGCAACCGCTCGCAGGAGAACACCTACGCGTTCTACGCACCGAGCGACCCGAACGCCAAGACCGTCCTCGGCGACATCACCGGGGACCAGCGGGTCGACCTCCTGCTTCCCGACGCCGGTGACAACCTGCGGGTCTACCCGACCGCCACCGACCCCGGCGCAGCCGGGATCCTGGCCTCCGACAAGGCCAACAGCCCGGGCGGCAAGGGGTGGAAGGACACCCTCGTCACCCACCGCGGCGGCAACGGCATCCACATCGACGACCTGTTCGCCTACCGCGACGGCGAGCTGACCCTCTACCGCAACACCCTGACGACCGGCACCTTCGCGGTGACCTCGCAGTACTTCACCTCGAACTTCACGGTGGCGGTCCGGCGCCCGCTCCCCCAGCGCTGCAAGCTCCTGAACGGGCAGCCGTGCGGCGCCGCCTACGCCTCCGACTGGAGCCGGGTGAAGCAGATCCTCGCACTCGGCTCGGCGGACGGCACCGTCGCCGCGAACACCCGCACCGACCTGCTCACCGTCGAGGACGACGGCCAGGGCGGCACGCAGCTCTGGCTGTTCCGCGGCACCACCACCACCGGCGCCCTGGACAATCCGGTGCTGGTCTCGACCGGCGACTGGAGGAACCTCCAGCTCATCGCCCCCGGCGACACCACCGCGGACGGGCTGCCGGACCTCTGGACCCGGGACACCTCCTCCGGCAGGCTCCTCCAGTACCCGAGCCGCAGGGCAGCCGACGGCAAGGCCGACCTCTCGGCCTTCGGCAACCCCGTCTCGGAGAACGTCATCGGCTCACTCGTCCCGCAGGTCTACCCGACCGTCGGCTCCTCGGGCGACTTCGCCGGCGACGGGATCGCCGACCTGTGGGCCCTCAACTCCAGTGGCGGGCTCGACCACTGGAGCGGGACCACCACCGGCGGATCCGGCAGCACCCCCCTCAACGGCTTCGCGGGACAGCCCCTCCTGGGCTTCCCCGGCGGCACGGTGAGCATCCACACCGTGCTGACCGGCCGGTGCATCGACGCCCGCGCCACCGGCGACGGTGACGCCCTGGCCCTTGAGGACTGCCGGAACGTCGACCAGCAGCACTTCGTCTTCCACAGTGACAAGACCCTGCGGGTCTCGGGCAAGTGCGTGACCGGTGGCACCGACAGCCGGGTCACCGTCCAGCGCTGCCCCTCGGGCCCCCTCGAATCCGAGATCCCCGGGCAGAAGTGGGAACTGCGCGCCGACGGAAGTGTCCGCAACCCGTCGACCGGGACCTGCCTGGACGTCCCGGCCTGGAACGGGAATAGCGGCACCGAGCTCCTGCACTGGGGCTGCAACGGCGGGACCAACCAGTCCTGGACCACCACCGCCAACGATCCGAGCCTCCTGCACACCGTGCTCGACCGCCGCAAGTGCCTCGACGCCAGCAACGCCGGCGACGGCGCGCCGATCACGCTGTGGGACTGCTGGAACGGCGTCAACCAGTACCTGACCTTCCACACCGACGGCACCCTCCGCGTCTACGGGAAGTGCCTCGCCGGAGCCGAGAACGGCACCTGGAACGGAACCCGGATCCTCCTCTGGACCTGCCTGCCCGGCGAGGCCGGGTACAGCCAGAAGTGGGAGCTGCGGAGCGACGGCACCATCTACAACCAGCCGTCCGGGCGGTGCCTGGACGTCCCGGCCGGCAGGGCGGAGAACGGTGTCGAACTGTTCCTGTGGGACTGCAACGGCGGCCCCAACCAGCAGTGGAGCACCACCTGA
- a CDS encoding IS30 family transposase: protein MPRRHPGRDEYERLRAGGVARQEAARRVGVSERTARDWDQGVKKSAMTRTYPDGRRVDYATGTVTMCGVTTAPVGLTALEQQLHPRFLTLAERERIRDLQALGQSLRAIGRALGRPASTVKREIDANSGGKGYQPYAAHRAAAARRPRPKERKLLREGRLRGFVQDRLRVRWSPEQICHALPTEHPDDESMRVSVETIYQALYFQARGGLKREVQAAVRSGRTRRKPRRDPERRTPRFIDPMVMISDRPADVEDRAVPGHWEGDLIIGAGGRSAIATLVERSTRYTMLVHLPGGAHDAETVRDGLVRTIQTLPAHLRGSLTWDQGGEMARHRQFTMATGMPVYFCDPASPWQRGSNENTNGLLRQYFPKGTDLSPHSPEDLEHVAQELNGRPRKTLGWDTPAERLRDLLTT from the coding sequence CTGCCACGGCGGCACCCCGGGCGCGACGAGTACGAGCGGCTCCGGGCCGGGGGTGTCGCGCGTCAGGAGGCGGCCCGGCGGGTCGGTGTGAGCGAGCGCACGGCCAGGGACTGGGACCAGGGCGTCAAGAAGAGTGCCATGACGCGGACCTATCCCGACGGCCGCCGTGTCGACTACGCCACCGGGACCGTCACGATGTGCGGTGTGACCACGGCACCAGTGGGCCTGACGGCCCTGGAACAGCAACTGCACCCGAGGTTCCTGACACTGGCCGAGCGCGAACGGATACGGGATCTCCAGGCACTCGGTCAGTCGTTGCGGGCGATCGGACGTGCCCTGGGGCGGCCGGCGAGCACGGTCAAGCGGGAGATCGACGCGAACTCGGGCGGCAAGGGATACCAGCCCTACGCGGCCCACCGGGCGGCCGCCGCACGCAGGCCCCGGCCCAAGGAGCGCAAGCTGCTGCGCGAGGGACGACTGCGCGGCTTCGTGCAGGACAGACTGCGCGTCCGGTGGTCACCGGAACAGATCTGCCACGCTCTACCGACGGAGCATCCCGACGACGAGAGCATGCGGGTGAGCGTGGAAACGATCTACCAGGCGCTGTACTTCCAGGCCCGTGGCGGCCTGAAACGGGAAGTACAGGCAGCCGTCCGCTCCGGCCGGACCCGCCGCAAACCCCGCCGCGACCCCGAGCGGCGCACCCCGCGGTTCATCGACCCGATGGTGATGATCAGCGACCGACCCGCCGACGTCGAGGACCGGGCCGTGCCCGGTCACTGGGAAGGGGACCTGATCATCGGCGCGGGCGGCCGCTCCGCGATCGCCACCCTGGTCGAGCGCAGCACCCGTTACACCATGCTGGTCCACCTGCCGGGCGGTGCCCACGACGCCGAGACCGTCCGCGACGGCCTCGTCCGCACCATCCAGACCCTGCCCGCCCACCTGCGCGGCTCCCTCACCTGGGACCAGGGCGGCGAGATGGCACGCCACAGGCAGTTCACCATGGCCACCGGCATGCCCGTCTACTTCTGCGACCCCGCCTCACCCTGGCAACGCGGTTCGAACGAGAACACGAACGGGCTCCTGCGGCAGTACTTCCCGAAGGGAACCGACCTCAGCCCGCACAGCCCCGAAGACCTCGAACACGTCGCCCAAGAACTCAACGGCCGCCCACGCAAGACGCTCGGCTGGGATACCCCAGCCGAGCGTCTACGTGATCTACTCACCACCTAA
- a CDS encoding diacylglycerol kinase — MSGRRTIARVVLLTNPAAAAGHAEPAARRATARLRDLGVTVDARAGGSAAESLELARAAVDSGSPGASPCDALVVVGGDGMVNFGIQAVAGTSVPLGVIPAGTGNDHARAYGLPRDSPEAAADVVAAGHTRTVDLGRVTAADGSTRWFGSVLASGFDSLVSDRTNRLRWPRGRMRYNLAIAVEFANLRPLPFRLTLADGTEITRDLTLAAVGNTSSYGGGMLICPDADPADGLLDLTLVDAMPRHRVARFFPTLFKGTHVRRPEVTTHRTTAVRIDSPGITAYADGEFMAPLPVEVTVTPGALNLLTPA, encoded by the coding sequence GTGAGCGGCCGGAGAACCATCGCCCGCGTCGTTCTCCTCACCAACCCCGCAGCGGCCGCCGGACACGCCGAACCGGCGGCCCGCCGCGCCACCGCCCGCCTGCGCGACCTCGGTGTCACCGTGGACGCGCGGGCGGGCGGTTCCGCCGCCGAGTCCCTCGAACTCGCCCGCGCCGCCGTCGACTCCGGCTCCCCCGGCGCCTCCCCCTGCGACGCCCTGGTCGTCGTCGGCGGCGACGGCATGGTCAACTTCGGCATCCAGGCCGTCGCCGGGACGTCCGTCCCCCTCGGCGTCATACCGGCCGGCACCGGCAACGACCACGCCCGCGCCTACGGCCTGCCGCGCGACAGCCCCGAGGCCGCCGCCGACGTCGTCGCCGCCGGCCACACCCGCACCGTCGACCTCGGCCGCGTCACCGCCGCCGACGGGAGCACCCGCTGGTTCGGCTCGGTGCTCGCCAGCGGCTTCGACTCGCTGGTCAGCGACCGCACCAACCGCCTCCGCTGGCCGCGCGGCCGGATGCGCTACAACCTCGCCATCGCGGTCGAGTTCGCCAACCTCCGGCCCCTCCCCTTCCGCCTCACCCTCGCCGACGGCACCGAGATCACCCGCGACCTCACCCTCGCCGCCGTCGGCAACACCAGCAGCTACGGCGGCGGCATGCTCATCTGCCCCGACGCCGACCCCGCCGACGGCCTCCTCGACCTCACCCTCGTCGACGCCATGCCCCGCCACCGCGTCGCCCGCTTCTTCCCCACCCTCTTCAAGGGCACCCACGTCCGGCGCCCCGAGGTCACCACCCACCGCACCACCGCCGTCCGCATCGACTCCCCCGGCATCACCGCCTACGCCGACGGCGAGTTCATGGCCCCCCTCCCCGTCGAGGTCACCGTCACCCCGGGAGCCCTGAACCTCCTCACCCCCGCCTGA
- a CDS encoding FAD-binding oxidoreductase, with translation MTPETQAATAPAALPLPPMKWDAWGDPALAKELSADVKGLLAAALGVTGDAAPGPDASDVVLRPSALTPDDLAALAAVVGEAHVSAADADRLPRAGGKSTPDLLRRRSREPQDAPDAVVLPGGEDEITALLALCAERRIAVVPFGGGTSVVGGLDPERGGLTAVVSLDLRRLDGLLDLDATSGEAVLGAGVTGPAAEALLAEHGFELGHYPQSFRFATIGGFAATRSSGQDSAGYGRFDEMVRGLRVVTPAGTLDLGRAPASAAGPDLRELFLGSEGTLGVITAVRVRVHPVPAAKAHEAWSFPDFATGAAALRAVEQQGTGPTVIRLSDEAETMVNLAMTERIGGEPAVTGCLAVTVFEGAADQVAARHEATRAVLLAAGGTSLGEAPARAWEHGRFNAPYLRDSLLSAGALCETLETATSWRQLADLRLAVTTALTEALPGALVLCHISHVYPTGASLYFTVVAALGEEPLTRWGAAKRAACDAIVATGGTITHHHAVGADHRPWMTDEVGELGVRILRAVKAELDPAGILNPGKLIP, from the coding sequence ATGACCCCCGAGACGCAAGCGGCCACGGCCCCCGCCGCGCTGCCGCTCCCCCCGATGAAGTGGGACGCCTGGGGCGACCCGGCCCTCGCCAAGGAGCTCTCCGCCGACGTCAAGGGCCTGCTCGCCGCCGCCCTCGGCGTCACCGGCGACGCCGCACCCGGCCCGGACGCCTCGGACGTCGTGCTCCGGCCGTCCGCCCTGACCCCGGACGACCTCGCGGCCCTCGCCGCCGTCGTCGGCGAGGCGCACGTCAGCGCCGCCGACGCCGACCGCCTCCCCCGGGCCGGCGGCAAGTCCACCCCCGACCTGCTGCGCCGCCGCAGCCGCGAGCCGCAGGACGCCCCCGACGCGGTCGTGCTGCCCGGCGGCGAGGACGAGATCACCGCCCTGCTGGCACTCTGCGCCGAACGCCGCATCGCCGTCGTCCCGTTCGGCGGCGGCACCAGCGTGGTCGGCGGGCTGGACCCGGAGCGCGGCGGGCTCACCGCCGTCGTCTCGCTGGACCTGCGCCGCCTCGACGGACTGCTCGACCTCGACGCCACCTCCGGCGAGGCCGTCCTCGGCGCGGGCGTCACCGGCCCGGCGGCGGAGGCGCTGCTCGCCGAGCACGGCTTCGAACTCGGCCACTACCCGCAGAGCTTCCGCTTCGCCACCATCGGCGGCTTCGCGGCCACCCGCTCGTCCGGCCAGGACTCGGCCGGGTACGGGCGGTTCGACGAGATGGTGCGCGGCCTGCGCGTCGTCACCCCGGCCGGCACCCTCGACCTCGGGCGCGCCCCCGCCTCCGCCGCCGGACCGGACCTGCGGGAACTGTTCCTCGGCTCGGAGGGCACCCTCGGCGTGATCACCGCCGTCCGGGTGCGCGTCCACCCCGTCCCGGCCGCCAAGGCCCACGAGGCCTGGTCCTTCCCCGACTTCGCCACCGGCGCGGCCGCCCTGCGCGCGGTGGAGCAGCAGGGCACCGGCCCGACCGTCATCCGGCTCTCCGACGAGGCCGAGACCATGGTCAACCTCGCGATGACCGAGAGGATCGGCGGCGAGCCGGCGGTCACCGGCTGCCTGGCCGTCACCGTCTTCGAGGGCGCCGCCGACCAGGTCGCCGCACGGCACGAGGCGACCCGGGCCGTCCTGCTCGCGGCCGGCGGCACCTCGCTCGGCGAGGCGCCCGCCCGGGCCTGGGAGCACGGCCGGTTCAACGCCCCCTACCTGCGGGACTCCCTGCTCAGCGCGGGCGCGCTCTGCGAGACCCTCGAAACCGCCACCTCCTGGCGGCAGTTGGCCGACCTCCGGCTCGCCGTCACGACCGCGCTCACCGAGGCCCTCCCCGGCGCCCTCGTGCTCTGCCACATCTCCCACGTCTACCCGACCGGGGCCTCGCTCTACTTCACCGTCGTCGCCGCCCTCGGCGAGGAACCGCTGACCCGCTGGGGCGCCGCCAAGCGCGCCGCCTGCGACGCCATCGTGGCGACCGGCGGCACCATCACCCACCACCACGCGGTCGGCGCCGACCACCGCCCCTGGATGACGGACGAGGTCGGCGAGCTGGGCGTGCGCATCCTGCGCGCCGTCAAGGCCGAGCTGGACCCGGCGGGCATCCTCAACCCGGGGAAGCTGATCCCGTGA
- a CDS encoding helix-turn-helix domain-containing protein — MDFPRTLRERRTRRRLSQLELATRAGTTQRHVSFIESGRSAPGRGMVVRLAESLDLPLRERNELLLSAGYAPVYAEHPLDGPELAPVRAALGHILDGHLPYPALVVDRSGGVVAANAALGLLTEGAAAELVGPGTNAYRLALHPDGLAPRILNFGAWARHILDRTTHLGALHAELRGYVPASVEPPADHLGFAVPLHLRTSEGELHLMTTITTFATAVDVTLAELRLEAFLPVDEPTSAALRAYAARTGGEHRLAHRRACRRPNRFAQAGN; from the coding sequence GTGGACTTCCCCCGGACCCTGCGCGAGCGCCGTACCCGCCGCCGCCTCAGCCAGCTCGAACTCGCCACCCGCGCCGGGACCACCCAGCGCCACGTCAGCTTCATCGAGTCCGGCCGCTCGGCACCCGGGCGCGGCATGGTGGTCCGGCTCGCCGAGTCCCTCGACCTCCCGCTGCGTGAGCGCAACGAGCTGCTGCTGTCCGCCGGTTACGCCCCCGTGTACGCCGAGCACCCGCTCGACGGTCCCGAACTGGCCCCCGTCCGGGCCGCCCTCGGCCACATCCTCGACGGCCATCTCCCCTACCCCGCACTGGTGGTGGACCGGTCCGGCGGCGTCGTCGCCGCCAACGCGGCGCTCGGGCTGCTGACCGAGGGGGCCGCCGCGGAGCTGGTCGGCCCCGGGACCAACGCCTACCGGCTGGCCCTCCACCCGGACGGCCTGGCGCCCCGCATCCTCAACTTCGGCGCCTGGGCCCGGCACATCCTCGACCGGACCACCCACCTGGGCGCGCTCCACGCCGAACTGCGCGGCTACGTACCGGCTTCGGTGGAGCCGCCGGCCGACCACCTCGGCTTCGCCGTCCCCCTCCACCTGCGGACCTCGGAGGGCGAACTGCACCTGATGACGACGATCACCACCTTCGCCACCGCGGTCGACGTCACGCTCGCCGAGCTGAGGCTGGAGGCCTTCCTGCCGGTCGACGAGCCGACCTCGGCCGCCCTCCGCGCCTACGCCGCGCGCACCGGGGGGGAGCACCGGCTAGCGCATCGACGGGCATGCCGACGGCCGAACCGGTTTGCTCAGGCCGGGAACTGA
- a CDS encoding TetR/AcrR family transcriptional regulator, with translation MSSSNDDSDRSPEPRGTDDAILDAAAELVVQLGVRRTQLAEIARRAGVSRPTVYRRWPDVRAVIGALLTREIAATQGAVRLAGADRAAFVDGVVEVAVRLRDHPVLGALLRSADSDTLFEYVVERLGTSQRGLLEALRAGIAQGQRHGSIRAGEPVELAAMVLLIAQSTVQSHRMVAQLLSEAAWRRELARALDGYLAP, from the coding sequence ATGTCAAGTAGTAACGATGACTCCGACCGGTCGCCCGAGCCCCGCGGGACCGACGACGCCATCCTCGACGCCGCCGCCGAGCTGGTCGTCCAGCTCGGCGTGCGCCGCACCCAGTTGGCGGAGATCGCACGGCGCGCCGGGGTCAGCCGGCCGACCGTCTACCGGCGCTGGCCGGACGTCCGTGCGGTGATCGGCGCACTGCTGACCCGGGAGATCGCGGCCACCCAGGGCGCCGTCCGGCTGGCCGGGGCGGACCGGGCGGCGTTCGTCGACGGCGTCGTCGAGGTCGCCGTCCGGCTGCGCGACCACCCGGTGCTCGGAGCGCTGCTGCGGTCCGCCGACTCCGACACGCTCTTCGAGTACGTGGTCGAACGCCTCGGCACCAGCCAGCGCGGTCTGCTCGAAGCGCTCCGCGCCGGCATCGCGCAGGGGCAGCGGCACGGCTCGATCCGGGCCGGGGAACCGGTCGAACTCGCCGCCATGGTGCTGCTGATCGCCCAGTCCACCGTACAGTCGCACCGGATGGTCGCGCAGTTGCTCTCCGAGGCCGCCTGGCGGCGCGAACTGGCCCGCGCCCTGGACGGATACCTCGCGCCGTGA